The DNA region GATCGAAAAGCTCATCGCCATCAACATCACCGCACCCACCCTGTTGACCGCTGCGGCGGCCAAGGCCTTCGTCGCTCGCGGCCATGGCGGCATCATCAATATCGCGTCCGTGCTCGCCTTCGCACCGGAGATGTTCGACGGTATCTACAGTGGCTCGAAGGCGCACCTGCTCAACGTGAGCCAGAGCCTGGCGACGCAGCTGAAGGGTACCAGCGTCCGCGTGCAGGCGGTGTTGCCGGGTGCGACCCGCTCGGAAATCTGGGAGAACTCGGGTAAAGACATCGATGCGATGTTGCCGGGGATGGTCATGGAGACCGCCGATCTCGTGGATGCCGCGCTGCTGGGCTACGACCGCGGTGAGGTGGTGACGATTCCGCCGCTGGCCGATGAGCAGCAGTTCCTGACGTATGACGCCGCGCGCGTCGCGATGGGGCCGAATCTCTCGCGCAAGGACGTGGCACCGCGTTATCGCGCCTGATCTGGACATGTA from Luteibacter mycovicinus includes:
- a CDS encoding SDR family NAD(P)-dependent oxidoreductase yields the protein MSVENKGTALVTGASSGIGEVYAERLAARGYDLILVARRLDRLDALARKIGAATGRKIETLKADLTERADVATVEKRVAEDASITLLVNNAGISLNGSFLDNDSDAIEKLIAINITAPTLLTAAAAKAFVARGHGGIINIASVLAFAPEMFDGIYSGSKAHLLNVSQSLATQLKGTSVRVQAVLPGATRSEIWENSGKDIDAMLPGMVMETADLVDAALLGYDRGEVVTIPPLADEQQFLTYDAARVAMGPNLSRKDVAPRYRA